One Lentibacillus cibarius DNA window includes the following coding sequences:
- the hslO gene encoding Hsp33 family molecular chaperone HslO has product MKDYLVKSTVYDGSIRAYAINSTNTVKEAQIRQDTWATASAALGRTITISAMMGAMMKDDDSLTVKVEGNGPIGAIIADSDATGDVRGYVMNPHVDFELNAQGKLDVARAVGEGNISVVKDLGLKDYFTGNVPIVSGEIGEDFTYYFANSEQIPSAVGAGVLVNPDHTILASGGFVVQVMPGADNEIIQRVEERIGALPPISQLIREGASPEQILERLFKKDDVKIQGRLPVRFQCKCSRERLQRALIGLGKEEIQSMIDEDHGAEATCHFCNEVYQFTEEELEELKQSAQA; this is encoded by the coding sequence ATGAAGGATTATTTAGTGAAGTCAACGGTGTATGATGGCTCGATTCGTGCGTATGCCATTAACTCGACAAATACGGTAAAGGAAGCACAAATTAGGCAGGATACGTGGGCGACTGCATCAGCAGCTCTCGGGCGCACGATTACTATTAGCGCAATGATGGGTGCGATGATGAAAGATGACGACTCACTCACTGTCAAAGTGGAAGGAAATGGCCCTATCGGTGCAATCATCGCCGACAGTGATGCAACTGGTGATGTACGCGGATATGTGATGAACCCACATGTGGACTTTGAATTGAATGCACAGGGAAAACTGGATGTGGCACGTGCTGTTGGGGAAGGTAACATCAGTGTTGTAAAGGATCTTGGTCTTAAGGACTATTTCACCGGTAATGTGCCAATTGTTTCTGGTGAAATTGGAGAGGATTTCACTTACTACTTTGCTAACTCGGAGCAAATCCCTTCTGCAGTTGGTGCTGGTGTACTAGTCAATCCCGATCATACCATCCTTGCTTCTGGTGGCTTTGTTGTCCAAGTGATGCCTGGTGCTGATAATGAGATCATTCAGCGGGTCGAGGAAAGAATCGGGGCACTTCCCCCTATCTCCCAGTTAATCAGAGAAGGAGCTTCACCGGAACAAATTCTTGAACGACTTTTTAAGAAGGATGATGTAAAAATTCAAGGCCGCTTGCCAGTGCGGTTTCAGTGTAAGTGTTCAAGAGAGCGGCTGCAACGGGCGTTAATCGGATTAGGTAAAGAAGAAATCCAGAGCATGATTGATGAAGACCACGGTGCCGAGGCAACCTGTCATTTTTGTAATGAAGTTTATCAGTTTACGGAAGAGGAATTAGAAGAACTGAAGCAGTCAGCCCAAGCGTAA
- a CDS encoding peptidyl-prolyl cis-trans isomerase, translated as MNRKLLWGMLVVLLVTNIATLIVLNQNKNVRLNSSTAINKSEPAAVIGDNEIPYDEWIASLREDYGKAQLKKMINHEVVQQLAKKHDIDISEKVIAREMSLLTTTQGVMTDKTLSRKEKKWRKDILYRYQLEALLTSDVQIPEEKVRTYYNKYRNQYDFKSSIQLSHIVVNDLKTAEKIRDKLKDGAQFDLLAEKYSIDKDTKHDGGYLGFFVDASPSIPASYLTVAEDMKERTYSEPIRRADGVAIIFLHRKLPSIAFTYQEIKPYVERELAMDELDQSPSAASLWNELKVEWVYDN; from the coding sequence ATGAATAGGAAACTTCTATGGGGGATGCTGGTTGTACTGCTTGTAACCAATATTGCGACGCTGATTGTTTTGAATCAAAATAAAAACGTTCGGTTGAACAGCAGTACAGCCATTAATAAGTCGGAGCCTGCTGCAGTAATAGGTGACAATGAAATCCCGTATGATGAATGGATAGCATCACTAAGGGAAGATTACGGAAAAGCGCAGTTGAAAAAGATGATTAATCATGAGGTTGTCCAGCAACTTGCTAAGAAGCACGATATCGATATAAGTGAAAAGGTGATTGCCCGGGAAATGTCGCTTTTGACAACGACACAAGGGGTTATGACCGATAAGACATTAAGCAGAAAAGAAAAAAAGTGGCGCAAGGATATTTTATACCGCTATCAGCTGGAAGCACTGCTGACGAGCGATGTACAAATACCTGAGGAAAAGGTGCGAACGTACTATAATAAATACCGTAACCAATACGACTTTAAATCATCCATACAACTTTCCCATATTGTCGTCAACGACCTGAAAACAGCGGAAAAGATAAGGGACAAATTGAAAGATGGTGCTCAGTTTGATTTGCTTGCGGAGAAATATTCTATCGACAAGGATACAAAACATGATGGGGGATACCTTGGTTTCTTTGTCGATGCAAGCCCGTCAATACCTGCAAGTTATTTAACAGTTGCTGAAGACATGAAGGAACGAACATATAGTGAACCTATTAGGCGTGCAGACGGAGTAGCCATCATTTTTCTTCACCGCAAACTGCCTTCGATTGCATTTACATACCAAGAAATAAAGCCATATGTGGAGCGGGAATTGGCAATGGATGAGTTAGATCAGTCGCCATCAGCTGCGTCACTTTGGAATGAATTGAAGGTTGAATGGGTATACGATAATTGA
- the cysK gene encoding cysteine synthase A — translation MKVADNIAELIGDTPVVKLNRSVDDDSADIYVKLEFMNPGSSVKDRIALSMIEAAEKEGKLKAGDTIVEPTSGNTGIGLAMVAAAKGYKAILVMPDTMSQERRNLLRAYGAELVLTPGADAMKGAINKAEELQQEHGYFMPQQFSNEANPEVHARTTGNEIVKQMSDGLDAFVSGIGTGGTITGAGKVLKQHFNDIQLYAVEPDDSAVLSGDTPGPHKIQGLGAGFVPDTLNTSIYDDVIRISNEESFKTSREVAKMEGILGGISSGAAIAAAKKVAKKLGKGKKVLAIIPDNGERYLSTPLYRYDD, via the coding sequence ATGAAAGTTGCTGATAATATTGCAGAACTGATTGGGGATACACCGGTTGTCAAACTGAATCGTTCTGTCGATGATGACAGTGCGGATATTTATGTAAAGCTGGAATTCATGAACCCGGGTAGCTCAGTGAAGGACCGAATTGCTTTATCCATGATTGAGGCTGCTGAGAAGGAAGGCAAACTAAAAGCAGGTGACACCATCGTTGAACCAACAAGCGGGAATACTGGAATTGGGTTAGCAATGGTTGCTGCGGCTAAAGGTTATAAGGCCATATTAGTCATGCCGGATACAATGAGCCAGGAACGCCGTAACCTACTACGTGCCTACGGGGCAGAGCTTGTGCTGACCCCTGGTGCCGATGCAATGAAAGGTGCAATTAATAAGGCGGAGGAGCTCCAACAAGAACACGGTTATTTTATGCCGCAACAATTCAGTAACGAGGCGAATCCAGAAGTGCATGCACGTACAACTGGGAATGAAATAGTCAAACAAATGAGCGATGGCCTTGATGCGTTTGTTTCCGGAATTGGTACTGGTGGAACAATTACCGGTGCTGGCAAGGTGCTAAAGCAACATTTTAATGATATTCAACTGTATGCAGTTGAGCCGGATGATTCAGCTGTGCTGTCAGGTGATACCCCGGGCCCACATAAGATTCAGGGACTCGGCGCAGGATTCGTGCCAGATACGTTGAATACATCTATTTATGATGATGTGATCCGTATTTCCAACGAGGAATCATTTAAAACGTCACGTGAAGTAGCTAAGATGGAAGGTATACTTGGCGGAATTTCATCCGGTGCTGCCATAGCCGCGGCTAAAAAAGTTGCTAAAAAGCTGGGCAAAGGCAAAAAGGTGCTCGCTATCATCCCTGATAATGGGGAGCGGTATTTGTCCACCCCACTGTATCGATATGATGACTGA
- the folP gene encoding dihydropteroate synthase has translation MELVTQTKTYNLSERTHVMGILNITPDSFSDGGNYTTVDQAIEQATLMEKQGADMIDIGGESTRPDHEPVSLQDELDRVIPMVRAVKEHVTIPISIDTYKAETARQALEAGAEIINDVWGAKREPEIAKIAAAYNAPIILMHNRTNKDYMSIIDDMKHDLQESITIALNAGVSPDNIILDPGIGFAKTPDDNLTVMNHLEDFSELGYPILLGTSRKSFIGNILDLPAAERDNGTGATTCLGITKGIQIVRVHNVQLNVELARMMDAMLFKREVKSNG, from the coding sequence ATGGAACTCGTGACACAAACGAAAACATATAACCTATCCGAGCGAACACATGTGATGGGCATATTGAATATAACCCCTGATTCCTTTTCCGATGGTGGAAATTACACAACGGTGGATCAAGCTATTGAACAAGCGACGTTAATGGAAAAGCAAGGGGCGGATATGATTGATATTGGTGGGGAATCGACACGACCGGATCATGAACCAGTCTCATTGCAAGACGAGCTTGATCGGGTAATTCCGATGGTTCGTGCTGTTAAAGAGCATGTAACGATCCCTATATCGATTGATACATATAAGGCGGAAACTGCACGTCAGGCTCTTGAAGCAGGCGCTGAGATTATTAATGATGTTTGGGGTGCCAAACGAGAACCTGAGATTGCCAAGATTGCAGCAGCATACAACGCACCAATTATTTTAATGCATAACCGGACGAACAAGGACTATATGTCTATCATTGATGACATGAAACATGATTTGCAGGAAAGTATTACTATTGCCCTTAATGCTGGTGTTTCCCCTGATAACATTATTCTCGATCCTGGTATTGGTTTTGCCAAAACACCTGATGATAATCTTACTGTCATGAATCATTTAGAGGATTTTTCTGAACTTGGATATCCGATTTTGCTAGGAACATCACGCAAATCGTTTATCGGTAACATTTTGGATTTACCGGCAGCCGAACGGGACAATGGCACGGGAGCAACGACATGTCTAGGCATTACAAAGGGTATACAAATTGTCCGTGTACACAATGTTCAATTAAATGTTGAATTGGCAAGAATGATGGATGCGATGCTTTTTAAACGAGAAGTGAAAAGTAATGGATAA
- the folB gene encoding dihydroneopterin aldolase, which translates to MDKILMNQLAFYGYHGLFQEEKKLGQRFFVDVELHADLKRAGRSDDMNDSIDYGAVYHVIKAVMEGKSINLLEALAETISVQLFQSFALLDACLIRITKPDPPIPGHYQSVAAEIFRRRNE; encoded by the coding sequence ATGGATAAAATACTTATGAATCAGCTGGCATTTTACGGTTATCATGGCCTCTTTCAGGAAGAAAAGAAGCTTGGCCAGCGTTTTTTCGTTGACGTGGAGTTGCATGCAGACTTAAAAAGGGCTGGTAGGTCAGATGACATGAACGACTCCATCGATTATGGTGCTGTATATCATGTAATAAAGGCGGTCATGGAAGGGAAATCGATAAATTTGCTTGAAGCCCTGGCCGAAACGATTTCTGTCCAATTATTCCAGTCATTTGCATTATTGGATGCCTGTCTTATTCGTATTACGAAGCCCGATCCACCGATACCAGGTCATTATCAGTCAGTGGCGGCAGAAATTTTCCGGAGGCGAAATGAATGA
- the folK gene encoding 2-amino-4-hydroxy-6-hydroxymethyldihydropteridine diphosphokinase — protein sequence MNRVYLASGSNIEPRENYLKSALNLLENDSRLTVTKTSSIYQTAPVGYTEQDDFLNMVMEIETSLTPIALLDLCQHIEKQLNRKRGIRFGPRTLDLDILVYNQENRQTERLTLPHPRMHERAFVLIPLSEIASDLTLPPKGKRISEYIEALPESDIKGVTRWTEKGSAEE from the coding sequence ATGAATAGGGTTTACCTAGCATCAGGGTCAAATATCGAACCAAGGGAAAACTATCTAAAAAGTGCACTAAATTTATTGGAAAACGACTCCCGATTGACCGTCACCAAGACGTCGTCCATATACCAGACAGCACCAGTCGGTTATACTGAACAGGATGATTTTTTGAACATGGTGATGGAAATAGAGACTTCGCTTACCCCGATAGCACTTTTGGATCTTTGTCAGCATATCGAAAAGCAACTCAATCGGAAGCGGGGGATAAGGTTCGGCCCCCGTACACTTGACCTTGACATTTTAGTTTATAATCAAGAAAATAGACAAACAGAACGATTGACGTTGCCACATCCGCGTATGCATGAGCGGGCATTTGTTCTTATCCCGCTTAGTGAAATCGCTTCTGATTTAACCTTACCACCAAAAGGAAAGCGTATTTCCGAATATATAGAAGCACTTCCTGAAAGCGATATAAAGGGTGTAACACGATGGACAGAGAAAGGGTCGGCAGAAGAATAA
- a CDS encoding helix-turn-helix domain-containing protein, whose amino-acid sequence MDRERVGRRIKAFRKLKGYTQVAFAKKLNLPISTLGKIERAEREPLPEQLEQIASHLQIPSKELINNAKEEREK is encoded by the coding sequence ATGGACAGAGAAAGGGTCGGCAGAAGAATAAAGGCGTTCCGCAAATTAAAAGGATACACACAGGTAGCATTCGCTAAAAAATTGAATCTCCCTATTAGCACACTTGGTAAAATTGAACGTGCAGAAAGAGAACCATTACCTGAACAGTTGGAACAAATCGCTAGCCACCTACAAATACCCAGTAAGGAACTTATAAACAACGCCAAAGAAGAAAGGGAGAAATAG
- the lysS gene encoding lysine--tRNA ligase encodes MSEELNDHMRARREKLAMYQEKNVDPFGGKFDRTHLAEDLFVAYDQFTKEELEEKTDKVTIAGRMMTKRGKGKAGFAHVQDLSGQIQIYVRKDTVGEEAYEIFQSADMGDIVGVTGNMFRTKVGELSVKAVEFTLLTKSLRPLPEKYHGLKDVEQRYRQRYLDLITNPNSKETFILRSKIIRSMRSFLDGQGFLEVETPMMHGIPGGASARPFVTHHNALDIPLYMRIAIELHLKRLIVGGLEKVYEIGRVFRNEGVSTRHNPEFTMMELYEAYADFHDIMTLTENLIAHIAGDVLSDSTVTYDDYEINLAPGWKRLHIVDAIKEYTGVDLWPEMSDSEVKQLAAEHGVAIQDNMTYGHIVNEFFEQKVEEKLIQPTFIYGHPVEISPLAKRNQDDDRFTDRFELFIVGREHANAFSELNDPIDQRERFEAQVKERDAGNDEAHLMDEDFLEALEYGMPPTGGLGIGIDRLVMLLTNSPSIRDVLLFPQMRNK; translated from the coding sequence GTGTCAGAAGAATTAAATGATCATATGCGGGCGCGGCGGGAGAAGCTTGCCATGTATCAGGAGAAAAATGTAGATCCATTCGGTGGTAAATTCGACCGTACACATTTGGCAGAAGACCTGTTTGTCGCATATGACCAATTTACCAAAGAGGAACTAGAAGAAAAAACGGATAAGGTGACCATTGCAGGGCGCATGATGACTAAACGTGGCAAAGGGAAGGCAGGCTTTGCCCATGTTCAGGACCTTAGTGGGCAGATACAGATTTATGTACGCAAAGACACGGTCGGTGAAGAGGCGTATGAAATCTTCCAATCTGCTGATATGGGGGATATTGTCGGTGTAACAGGTAACATGTTCCGGACGAAAGTTGGTGAACTTTCCGTAAAAGCTGTCGAATTCACATTGTTGACGAAATCACTGCGTCCGCTTCCTGAAAAATATCATGGTCTGAAGGATGTTGAACAGCGTTATCGTCAACGCTATCTGGACCTTATAACCAACCCAAATAGCAAAGAGACATTTATCCTACGCAGTAAAATCATCCGATCTATGCGCAGTTTCCTAGATGGGCAAGGTTTTCTGGAAGTTGAAACACCGATGATGCACGGCATTCCAGGTGGAGCTTCCGCACGACCGTTTGTCACACACCACAATGCGTTAGATATACCGCTGTATATGCGGATAGCAATTGAATTGCACCTAAAGCGTCTGATTGTCGGTGGTTTGGAGAAGGTATATGAAATTGGTCGCGTCTTCCGTAATGAAGGTGTATCCACACGCCATAATCCAGAATTCACCATGATGGAACTATACGAAGCATATGCCGATTTTCATGATATTATGACACTGACTGAAAATTTGATTGCCCATATAGCTGGAGACGTACTTTCTGATTCTACAGTCACGTATGATGATTATGAAATCAATTTGGCACCGGGGTGGAAACGACTGCATATCGTCGATGCAATCAAAGAATATACTGGAGTAGACCTTTGGCCGGAGATGAGTGATAGTGAAGTGAAACAACTCGCCGCTGAACATGGTGTTGCTATCCAGGACAATATGACATATGGACACATAGTCAATGAATTCTTTGAGCAAAAGGTGGAAGAAAAGCTAATTCAGCCGACATTTATTTATGGACACCCAGTAGAAATTTCACCATTGGCAAAACGTAATCAAGATGACGACCGATTCACAGACCGGTTTGAATTGTTCATTGTTGGGCGTGAACATGCCAATGCCTTCAGTGAATTAAATGATCCAATTGACCAGCGTGAACGGTTTGAAGCACAAGTAAAAGAGCGGGATGCAGGTAATGATGAAGCACACTTGATGGATGAAGATTTTCTGGAAGCGCTGGAGTATGGCATGCCCCCAACAGGTGGTCTTGGGATAGGGATTGACCGTTTGGTGATGCTACTAACCAATTCCCCGTCAATCAGGGATGTGTTATTATTCCCACAAATGCGCAACAAATAG
- a CDS encoding MgtC/SapB family protein produces MSEYMDQLIGDHFLTIMIRIIIALVLSGLIGFERELKNHSAGFRTHILVGVGSCLMMLLSLYGFESLIDAYDNIRFDPARIPSYVISGIGFLGAGTIIVNGMTIRGLTTAASIWTVAGLGLVTGAGMYAPAVVTTFIILLSLIFLNNLERLFKKGKSSYLIEIAAMPGLELNNVVAIFESHHLTIKHVEVNRTEDNLRNIFITIVADKGLDRVSLFEDITKLDYVKSAAERQ; encoded by the coding sequence ATGAGTGAATATATGGATCAGCTTATCGGGGATCACTTTTTAACCATTATGATAAGAATTATAATTGCTTTAGTCTTGTCTGGATTAATCGGATTTGAACGGGAATTGAAAAACCACTCCGCCGGGTTTCGGACACATATTTTGGTTGGGGTGGGCTCATGTTTAATGATGCTTCTTTCTTTGTATGGGTTTGAATCGTTAATTGATGCATATGATAATATTCGGTTTGACCCGGCACGTATTCCCTCTTATGTCATTAGTGGTATTGGTTTTTTAGGTGCCGGTACTATTATTGTTAATGGGATGACAATTCGCGGTTTGACAACTGCTGCGTCAATTTGGACAGTTGCAGGTCTAGGGTTAGTTACCGGCGCTGGTATGTACGCACCCGCAGTAGTAACAACATTTATTATTCTTTTGAGTCTTATTTTTTTAAATAACTTGGAACGGTTATTTAAGAAAGGAAAATCATCGTACCTCATTGAAATAGCGGCAATGCCCGGACTGGAACTCAACAATGTAGTAGCAATTTTTGAGTCACACCATTTGACTATAAAGCACGTCGAAGTCAATCGGACAGAGGATAATCTTCGCAACATATTTATAACAATTGTTGCTGATAAGGGGTTGGATCGTGTTTCCCTTTTCGAGGACATAACAAAACTTGATTATGTTAAAAGTGCTGCTGAACGGCAATAA
- a CDS encoding CtsR family transcriptional regulator, producing MRNISDIIEEYLKQILETAGKDAIDIKRSELADRFQCVPSQINYVIKTRFTMEKGYIVESKRGGGGYIRIIRIKHQDGADLIDDIIGMINPSCSQQAAFDVMERLLEEELVTKREVKIMLSAIERETLAFQLPLRDEIRARIMTSMLTTLKYLNK from the coding sequence ATGCGGAACATCTCGGACATCATTGAAGAATACTTAAAGCAGATTCTAGAAACCGCCGGTAAAGATGCGATTGATATAAAACGCAGCGAGCTTGCTGATCGGTTTCAATGTGTTCCGTCACAAATCAATTATGTGATTAAAACACGCTTTACTATGGAAAAAGGATATATAGTAGAGAGTAAACGCGGAGGTGGTGGCTACATCCGTATCATCCGGATTAAGCATCAGGATGGGGCGGACTTAATTGATGATATTATAGGTATGATTAACCCAAGCTGTTCACAGCAGGCGGCGTTTGATGTAATGGAGCGATTGCTGGAGGAAGAGCTTGTTACCAAACGTGAGGTAAAAATTATGCTAAGTGCTATTGAAAGGGAAACACTCGCTTTTCAGCTGCCTTTGCGTGATGAAATTCGCGCGCGGATTATGACTTCAATGCTAACCACTTTAAAATATTTGAATAAATGA
- a CDS encoding UvrB/UvrC motif-containing protein, whose translation MECQECHQRPATLHFTQVINGDKTEVYVCEVCAKEKGYMTYPEEGYSLHHLLSGLFTSTNENQQNTARQQMSNLQCPQCEMTLSEFKRVGKFGCSQCYQTFEDYLDPIFRRVHSGNTTHHGKIPARKGGDMRIRKQVDAYRDELQRLIKNEAFEEAATVRDKIKELEKEIGGDEA comes from the coding sequence ATGGAATGTCAGGAATGTCACCAACGTCCTGCAACGCTTCACTTCACCCAAGTTATTAATGGTGACAAAACCGAGGTGTATGTATGTGAGGTATGTGCTAAAGAAAAAGGCTACATGACTTATCCAGAGGAAGGATACTCATTACACCATTTGTTGTCAGGACTATTTACTTCAACGAATGAAAACCAGCAAAATACGGCACGACAACAGATGAGTAATTTGCAATGTCCACAATGTGAAATGACACTGTCAGAGTTTAAGCGAGTTGGAAAATTTGGCTGTTCACAATGCTATCAGACATTTGAAGACTATCTTGATCCAATCTTTCGCCGTGTACATAGCGGCAACACAACACATCATGGAAAAATTCCTGCCCGTAAAGGTGGGGATATGCGTATCAGAAAACAGGTTGATGCCTATAGGGATGAATTGCAGCGGTTAATAAAAAATGAAGCGTTTGAGGAGGCCGCGACAGTCCGGGATAAAATTAAAGAGCTAGAAAAGGAAATAGGGGGTGACGAGGCATGA
- a CDS encoding protein arginine kinase, which translates to MTLQQFMNEAISPWMREDGPDSDIVLSSRIRLARNFSQYSFPILADESDLEHISSFIREEYEHQSFQDYQEFSFIPIQKLSPVERRVLVEKHLISPHLAEQDHSSAVLISKNEQVSIMVNEEDHLRLQLYYPGFQLTKALEKVFELDDWLEEKVNYAFDEKRGYLTGCPTNVGTGMRASVMMHLPALAWTQQINRMIPAINQLGLVVRGIYGEGSEAKGNVFQISNQITLGKSEEDIVEDLQSVAGQLIEQERKARNRIMEQSAKRLEDRIYRSYGILAYSRIIESKEAASCLSDVRLGIDLGVIENVSRSILNELMVLTQPGFLQQYAKKSLAPNERDVLRASLIRERIQLEN; encoded by the coding sequence ATGACACTGCAGCAGTTTATGAATGAGGCAATCAGCCCATGGATGCGAGAGGATGGACCTGATAGCGATATTGTTTTAAGTAGCAGAATTCGACTAGCACGAAACTTTTCCCAATATTCCTTTCCAATCCTGGCTGATGAGTCTGATTTGGAGCACATCAGTTCCTTTATCAGGGAGGAATATGAGCATCAGTCATTCCAGGATTATCAGGAGTTTTCATTTATACCTATTCAAAAACTGTCGCCAGTGGAGAGACGTGTGCTTGTGGAGAAGCATTTAATTAGTCCACACCTAGCAGAGCAGGATCATTCATCAGCCGTATTGATATCGAAAAATGAACAAGTATCGATTATGGTCAATGAGGAAGATCACCTTCGTCTTCAGCTTTATTATCCTGGTTTTCAGCTTACAAAAGCACTTGAAAAAGTCTTTGAATTAGATGATTGGCTGGAAGAAAAGGTGAACTACGCGTTTGATGAAAAGCGTGGTTACTTAACTGGTTGTCCCACAAATGTCGGAACAGGGATGCGTGCGTCCGTTATGATGCACTTGCCTGCACTAGCGTGGACACAGCAGATTAATCGGATGATACCGGCAATCAATCAACTAGGCCTTGTCGTACGTGGTATTTATGGAGAGGGCAGTGAAGCAAAGGGAAATGTCTTCCAGATATCAAACCAGATCACTCTTGGCAAATCAGAAGAAGATATTGTTGAGGACTTGCAAAGTGTTGCCGGTCAGCTTATTGAGCAGGAGCGTAAAGCAAGAAATAGGATAATGGAACAGTCAGCAAAGCGTCTCGAAGACCGGATATACCGCTCGTATGGGATATTGGCTTATAGCCGTATTATTGAGTCTAAAGAAGCGGCATCCTGTTTATCAGACGTAAGACTTGGTATTGACTTGGGTGTTATTGAGAATGTTTCAAGAAGTATATTGAATGAATTAATGGTGTTGACACAGCCGGGATTCCTGCAGCAGTATGCTAAAAAGTCGCTGGCCCCCAATGAACGTGATGTATTAAGAGCATCCCTTATTCGTGAACGTATACAACTGGAAAATTAG